In one Conger conger chromosome 5, fConCon1.1, whole genome shotgun sequence genomic region, the following are encoded:
- the LOC133128603 gene encoding actin-related protein 10-like produces the protein MPLFEGLGSGGEKTAVVIDLGAAYTKCGFAGETGPRCIIPSEIQRPGLQQPIQVVQYNINTEELFSNLKEFIHMLYFRHLLVNPRDRRVVIIESILCPSHFRETLTKVFFKHFEVPSVLFAPSHLMSVMTLGINSALVMDCGYSETLVLPVYEGIPILSAWEALPLAGKAIHKELEAQLVEQCTVDTDSSTGQSLPAAIGNIQEDVVEDIKVRTCFVSDLQRGLKIQDAKFNLEGTAERPDPPPDVDYPLDGEKILHIKGSIRDSVIEMLFEQDNEEKSVATLMLDALVKCPIDTRKTLSENLVVVGGTAMLPGFTHRLLAEIRLLAESPRYQQALSTKTYRVHSPPAKPNCTAWLGGAIFGALQDILGSRSVSRDYYNQTGRIPDWCSLSAPPPESLYDAGKTPPPLMKRAFSTEK, from the exons ATGCCGTTGTTTGAGGGTCTTGGCAGTGGAGGGGAGAAAACTGCAGTAGTCATTGATTTAGGAGCAGCTTACACAAA GTGTGGATTTGCTGGAGAGACAGGACCACGATGTATCATTCCCAGTGAGATCCAGAGGCCAGGGCTCCAACAG CCCATCCAAGTGGTTCAGTACAATATCAACACCGAAGAGCTCTTCTCAAACCTTAAGGAATTCATCCACATGCTGTACTTCAG ACACTTGCTCGTGAACCCACGGGACCGGCGTGTGGTCATCATTGAATCCATCCTCTGCCCTTCACACTTCAGAGAGACCCTCACCAAGGTCTTCTTCAAGCACTTTGAG GTTCCCTCGGTGCTATTTGCCCCCAGCCACCTCATGTCTGTGATGACCCTGGGCATCAACTCTGCGCTAGTGATGGATTGTGGGTACTCAGAGACCTTGGTCCTGCCC GTGTATGAAGGAATCCCCATCCTGTCTGCCTGGGAGGCCCTGCCCTTGGCAGGGAAAGCAATTCACAA AGAGCTGGAGGCACAGCTTGTGGAACAGTGTACAGTGGACACAGACTCCAGTACTGGACAGAGCTTGCCTGCAGCCATTG gaaACATTCAAGAAGATGTCGTGGAAGATATCAAAG TCAGGACCTGTTTTGTCAGCGACCTGCAGAGAGGGCTGAAGATCCAGGACGCCAAGTTTAACCTGGAGGGCACAGCTGAG cGTCCAGACCCGCCCCCAGATGTGGACTATCCATTAGACGGAGAGAAGATCCTCCACATCAAGGGATCAATCAG GGACTCGGTCATTGAGATGCTGTTTGAGCAGGACAATGAGGAGAAGTCAGTGGCAACATTAATGCTGGATGCTTTGGTTAAG TGCCCCATTGACACCCGCAAGACCCTGTCGGAGAacctggtggtggtggggggcacGGCCATGCTGCCGGGGTTCACCCACCGTCTGCTGGCTGAGATCCGCCTCCTGGCGGAAAGTCCGCGGTATCAGCAGGCCCTGTCCACCAAAACTTACCGCGTACACAGCCCGCCGGCCAAGCCAAACTGCACCGCCTGGCTGGGAG GTGCGATATTCGGGGCTCTACAGGACATCTTGGGGAGCCGGTCCGTGTCCCGAGACTACTACAATCAAACTGGCCGCATCCCAGACTGGTGCAGCCTGAGCGCCCCGCCCCCAGAGTCCTTATACGATGCTGGCAAGACCCCGCCTCCACTCATGAAGAGGGCTTTCTCCACGGAGAAGTGA